Proteins encoded in a region of the Globicephala melas chromosome 1, mGloMel1.2, whole genome shotgun sequence genome:
- the HES5 gene encoding transcription factor HES-5 isoform X2 — MAPSTVAVELLSPKEKNRLRKPVVEKMRRDRINSSIEQLKLLLEQEFARHQPNSKLEKADILEMAVSYLKHSKAFAAAAAGPKSLHQDYSEGYSWCLQEAVQFLTLHAASDTQMKLLYHFQRPPAAPAAPAKEPKAPGSAPAPAPAKAAAAASARQPACGLWRPW; from the exons ATGGCCCCCAGCACCGTGGCCGTGGAGCTGCTCAGCCCCAAAGAGAAAAACCGA CTGCGGAAGCCGGTGGTGGAGAAGATGCGCCGCGACCGCATCAACAGCAGCATCGAGCAGCTGAAGCTGCTGCTAGAGCAGGAGTTCGCGCGCCACCAGCCCAACTCCAAGCTGGAGAAGGCCGACATCCTGGAGATGGCCGTCAGCTACCTGAAACACAGCAAAG ccttcgccgccgccgccgccggtcCCAAGAGCCTGCACCAGGACTACAGCGAGGGCTACTCGTGGTGCCTGCAGGAGGCCGTGCAGTTCCTGACGCTGCACGCGGCCAGCGACACGCAGATGAAGCTGCTCTACCACTTCCAGCGCCCGCCGGCCGCGCCGGCCGCGCCCGCCAAGGAGCCCAAGGCGCCTGGCTCCGCGCCCGCGCCCGCCCCGGCCaaggccgccgccgccgcttctGCGCGCCAGCCCGCCTGCGGCCTCTGGCGGCCGTGGTGA
- the HES5 gene encoding transcription factor HES-5 isoform X1 — protein MAPSTVAVELLSPKEKNRLRKPVVEKMRRDRINSSIEQLKLLLEQEFARHQPNSKLEKADILEMAVSYLKHSKGEPPGALEPRPARPPPRPAPRRPAPRAPRPRSPPPRLPAAFAAAAAGPKSLHQDYSEGYSWCLQEAVQFLTLHAASDTQMKLLYHFQRPPAAPAAPAKEPKAPGSAPAPAPAKAAAAASARQPACGLWRPW, from the exons ATGGCCCCCAGCACCGTGGCCGTGGAGCTGCTCAGCCCCAAAGAGAAAAACCGA CTGCGGAAGCCGGTGGTGGAGAAGATGCGCCGCGACCGCATCAACAGCAGCATCGAGCAGCTGAAGCTGCTGCTAGAGCAGGAGTTCGCGCGCCACCAGCCCAACTCCAAGCTGGAGAAGGCCGACATCCTGGAGATGGCCGTCAGCTACCTGAAACACAGCAAAGGTGAGCCGCCCGGCGCCCTGGAGCCCCGGCCCGCgcgacccccgccccgccccgctccccgCCGCCCCGCGCCCCGGGCTCCCCGGCCCCGCTCACCGCCGCCCCGACTCCCCGCAGccttcgccgccgccgccgccggtcCCAAGAGCCTGCACCAGGACTACAGCGAGGGCTACTCGTGGTGCCTGCAGGAGGCCGTGCAGTTCCTGACGCTGCACGCGGCCAGCGACACGCAGATGAAGCTGCTCTACCACTTCCAGCGCCCGCCGGCCGCGCCGGCCGCGCCCGCCAAGGAGCCCAAGGCGCCTGGCTCCGCGCCCGCGCCCGCCCCGGCCaaggccgccgccgccgcttctGCGCGCCAGCCCGCCTGCGGCCTCTGGCGGCCGTGGTGA